In Saccharolobus solfataricus, a genomic segment contains:
- the kdgK gene encoding bifunctional 2-dehydro-3-deoxygluconokinase/2-dehydro-3-deoxygalactonokinase: protein MVDVIALGEPLIQFNSFNPGPLRFVNYFEKHVAGSELNFCIAVVRNHLSCSLIARVGNDEFGKNIIEYSRAQGIDTSHIKVDNESFTGIYFIQRGYPIPMKSELVYYRKGSAGSRLSPEDINENYVRNSRLVHSTGITLAISDNAKEAVIKAFELAKSRSLDTNIRPKLWSSLEKAKETILSILKKYDIEVLITDPDDTKILLDVTDPDEAYRKYKELGVKVLLYKLGSKGAIAYKDNVKAFKDAYKVPVEDPTGAGDAMAGTFVSLYLQGKDIEYSLAHGIAASTLVITVRGDNELTPTLEDAERFLNEFKT, encoded by the coding sequence ATGGTTGATGTAATAGCTTTGGGAGAGCCTTTAATCCAATTTAACTCTTTTAACCCTGGTCCGTTGAGATTCGTAAACTATTTTGAAAAACATGTAGCAGGATCTGAGTTAAATTTCTGCATTGCTGTTGTTAGGAATCATTTATCATGTAGTTTAATAGCAAGAGTAGGGAATGATGAGTTTGGTAAGAACATTATAGAATATTCTAGAGCTCAAGGTATTGATACTAGCCATATAAAGGTTGATAACGAGTCTTTCACTGGGATATATTTCATACAAAGGGGTTATCCAATACCTATGAAAAGTGAACTGGTGTATTACAGAAAAGGTAGTGCAGGAAGTAGACTTTCTCCAGAAGATATTAATGAAAATTATGTTAGGAACTCTAGGTTAGTTCATTCCACTGGGATAACACTTGCCATAAGTGATAATGCCAAAGAGGCTGTGATTAAAGCGTTTGAGCTAGCAAAATCTAGAAGTCTTGATACTAATATCAGACCTAAACTTTGGAGCAGCCTTGAAAAAGCCAAGGAAACTATCCTTTCGATATTAAAAAAATACGATATTGAGGTACTAATAACTGATCCAGATGATACCAAAATTTTGCTAGATGTTACAGATCCAGACGAGGCATATAGGAAGTATAAGGAGCTTGGAGTTAAAGTCTTACTCTACAAATTAGGTTCTAAAGGGGCTATAGCATATAAAGATAACGTAAAGGCCTTTAAAGATGCCTATAAAGTTCCAGTTGAGGATCCAACTGGGGCTGGTGACGCCATGGCAGGGACATTTGTTTCCTTGTACTTGCAGGGAAAAGATATAGAATACTCGTTAGCTCATGGAATAGCAGCATCAACTTTAGTTATAACAGTGAGGGGAGATAATGAGCTGACGCCCACTCTTGAGGATGCCGAAAGATTTTTAAATGAGTTTAAAACGTAA
- the gapN gene encoding NADP-dependent glyceraldehyde-3-phosphate dehydrogenase translates to MEKTSVLIKSKELMEIYELKDGVPYFKTYLSGQWISGDEWQDVISPIDLNIIGKIPKLNWNQIDDTLEHIYRKGRWSIRDTPGEKRLDIYKKMASLLDKFKEDFVNVLMINNGKTKSAAEGEVKAAIERLLRADLDVKETRGDYVPGDWSSETLETEAVVRKEPVGVVLSIVPFNYPLFDTVNKIVYTTVIGNAIIIKPPSSTPLPILMLAKVMELASFPKDSFAIITIPGRDMNKVVGDKRIQAISLTGSTETGEEVVRNAGIKQFIMELGGGDPAIVLSDADLAWAAQRIAAGIISYTGQRCDSVKLVLVEEEVYDTLKDLLIKELTKSVKVGDPRDPLTTVGPVIDVKTVDEWEKAIKDAVEKGGKILFGGKRLGPTYIEPVLIEAPKETLKDMYFYNKEVFASAALLIKVKNIDEALEISNSRKYGLDAAIFGKDINKIRKLQRFLEVGAIYINDYPRHGIGYFPFGGRKDSGIGREGIGYTIQYVTAYKSIVYNYKGKGIWEYL, encoded by the coding sequence ATGGAGAAAACATCAGTGTTGATAAAGTCTAAGGAACTTATGGAAATCTATGAACTAAAGGATGGGGTGCCTTACTTTAAGACCTATCTATCGGGTCAGTGGATCAGTGGAGACGAGTGGCAAGATGTAATTAGTCCAATCGATTTAAATATTATAGGGAAAATTCCTAAATTAAACTGGAATCAAATAGATGATACCTTGGAGCATATATATAGAAAAGGAAGGTGGAGTATACGAGATACACCAGGTGAGAAAAGGTTAGATATATACAAGAAGATGGCGTCTTTGTTAGATAAATTTAAGGAAGATTTCGTTAATGTGCTAATGATTAATAATGGTAAAACTAAGTCTGCTGCAGAAGGCGAGGTTAAGGCTGCAATAGAAAGGTTACTACGAGCAGATCTAGATGTTAAAGAGACAAGAGGAGACTATGTACCCGGTGATTGGAGTTCAGAGACTTTGGAAACTGAAGCTGTTGTAAGAAAAGAGCCAGTGGGAGTTGTTCTTTCAATTGTTCCGTTTAATTATCCTCTATTTGATACTGTAAATAAAATAGTTTATACTACCGTAATTGGAAATGCGATAATTATTAAACCTCCGTCATCAACCCCATTACCTATCTTAATGTTAGCTAAGGTTATGGAATTAGCAAGTTTTCCTAAGGATTCGTTTGCGATTATTACAATACCCGGTAGGGATATGAATAAGGTGGTAGGAGATAAGAGGATTCAAGCTATATCATTAACTGGAAGTACTGAAACTGGAGAAGAAGTAGTAAGGAATGCAGGGATCAAACAATTCATAATGGAATTAGGTGGAGGAGACCCGGCTATTGTTTTGAGTGATGCGGACTTGGCGTGGGCTGCCCAGAGAATAGCAGCTGGAATAATAAGTTATACTGGTCAAAGATGTGATTCAGTGAAGTTAGTTCTAGTTGAAGAGGAAGTTTATGATACGCTTAAAGATTTGCTTATAAAGGAATTAACGAAATCCGTTAAGGTCGGAGACCCTAGAGATCCGTTAACCACTGTTGGGCCAGTCATAGATGTGAAAACAGTTGATGAATGGGAAAAGGCTATAAAAGATGCGGTAGAAAAAGGTGGGAAAATATTATTTGGAGGTAAGAGATTAGGTCCTACTTATATTGAACCAGTTTTAATAGAGGCACCAAAAGAGACCCTTAAGGACATGTACTTCTATAATAAGGAGGTATTTGCGTCCGCAGCGCTTTTAATTAAAGTTAAAAACATTGACGAGGCTTTAGAAATTTCCAATAGTAGAAAATATGGATTAGACGCGGCAATATTTGGAAAAGATATAAACAAGATTAGGAAGCTCCAAAGGTTCTTAGAAGTGGGTGCCATTTATATAAACGATTATCCTAGACATGGAATTGGCTATTTCCCGTTTGGCGGAAGGAAGGATTCTGGAATTGGCAGAGAGGGGATTGGGTATACAATTCAATATGTAACAGCTTACAAATCAATAGTCTATAATTATAAAGGGAAAGGTATTTGGGAATACTTGTAA
- a CDS encoding bifunctional 2-dehydro-3-deoxy-phosphogluconate/2-dehydro-3-deoxy-6-phosphogalactonate aldolase, giving the protein MPEIITPIITPFTKDNRIDKEKLKIHAENLIRKGIDKLFVNGTTGLGPSLSPEEKLENLKAVYDVTNKIIFQVGGLNLDDAIRLAKLSKDFDIVGIASYAPYYYPRMSEKHLVKYFKTLCEVSPHPVYLYNYPTATGKDIDAKVAKEIGCFTGVKDTIENIIHTLDYKRLNPNMLVYSGSDMLIATVASTGLDGNVAAGSNYLPEVTVTIKKLAMERKIDEALKLQFLHDEVIEASRIFGSLSSNYVLTKYFQGYDLGYPRPPIFPLDDEEERQLIKKVEGIRAKLVELKILKE; this is encoded by the coding sequence ATGCCAGAAATCATAACTCCAATCATAACCCCATTCACTAAAGATAATAGAATAGATAAGGAAAAATTAAAGATACATGCGGAGAATCTCATTAGGAAGGGAATAGATAAGTTGTTCGTCAACGGTACTACTGGTCTTGGTCCTTCGTTATCTCCAGAGGAGAAGTTAGAGAACTTAAAGGCAGTTTATGACGTCACCAATAAGATAATATTTCAAGTTGGTGGATTGAATCTAGACGATGCTATAAGATTGGCTAAATTAAGTAAAGACTTTGATATTGTCGGTATAGCCTCGTATGCTCCATATTATTACCCAAGAATGTCTGAGAAGCATTTGGTAAAGTATTTTAAGACCTTGTGTGAAGTATCTCCACACCCTGTCTATTTGTACAATTACCCGACGGCAACGGGAAAAGACATAGATGCAAAAGTCGCTAAAGAGATAGGCTGTTTTACTGGAGTAAAGGATACTATTGAAAACATAATTCACACCTTAGACTACAAACGTCTAAATCCTAACATGTTAGTATATAGTGGCTCTGATATGTTAATAGCAACGGTAGCTTCTACGGGTTTAGATGGTAATGTTGCAGCAGGTTCGAATTATCTTCCAGAGGTTACTGTGACAATTAAGAAATTGGCTATGGAAAGGAAAATTGATGAAGCACTTAAGTTACAATTCCTTCATGACGAGGTAATAGAGGCGTCTAGAATATTTGGGAGCTTATCTTCAAATTACGTATTAACCAAGTATTTCCAAGGATACGATTTAGGATATCCTAGACCTCCAATATTCCCACTAGATGATGAAGAAGAAAGGCAGCTAATTAAGAAAGTTGAGGGTATAAGGGCGAAACTTGTAGAGCTTAAAATATTGAAAGAATAG
- a CDS encoding sodium:calcium antiporter: MVWFLILQLIVLLILVAFSATLMAKGTRELERSFGKGIAGGLILGFINALPETIIVIQAVLNGFYDIALGSALGGNILLLTLGIGLISIFYYLKYKSNIITLDSDINIEYSSFLLAVIILGIAIVYGKLNYYIGLFLLSPYIYYIYRRYKNYRGILKNEKNKGNAIKGLAYVMIGGLPLIFISKYLISTISSIASVFNVQPLILAILITPIAAELEENLTAIKLISDSPSSATTALMNFIGSKLENMTLLLSIIGISQTVSLRPSLLYLLLILATSLLALGIIKDRNIKVKEGLSLFGIYAILIAILLRFSA; encoded by the coding sequence TTGGTGTGGTTTTTAATATTACAGCTGATAGTCTTACTTATTTTAGTTGCATTTTCAGCTACTTTAATGGCTAAGGGGACACGAGAATTAGAAAGGTCTTTCGGCAAAGGAATAGCGGGAGGGTTAATATTAGGTTTCATAAATGCATTGCCGGAAACTATTATTGTGATTCAAGCTGTCTTAAACGGTTTTTATGATATTGCGTTAGGTTCTGCTTTAGGTGGAAATATATTATTACTTACCTTAGGGATAGGGCTTATCTCTATTTTCTATTATCTGAAGTACAAGTCTAATATTATTACTCTAGATAGCGATATAAATATAGAATATAGTTCATTTCTTTTGGCGGTAATAATTTTAGGTATAGCAATTGTATATGGTAAGTTAAACTACTACATAGGACTCTTTTTGCTTTCTCCTTATATATACTATATTTATAGAAGATATAAAAATTATAGAGGTATATTAAAAAATGAAAAGAACAAGGGTAATGCAATAAAAGGATTAGCCTATGTTATGATAGGAGGTTTACCACTGATTTTTATATCCAAGTATCTAATTTCTACTATAAGCAGTATTGCCAGTGTGTTTAATGTCCAACCATTAATCCTAGCAATACTAATAACTCCTATTGCAGCAGAGTTAGAGGAAAATTTAACTGCAATAAAGTTGATATCCGATTCGCCATCAAGTGCAACTACAGCATTAATGAATTTTATAGGCAGTAAATTGGAAAACATGACGCTACTCTTAAGTATAATAGGTATTTCTCAGACAGTTAGTCTTAGACCATCACTTCTATACCTTTTATTAATACTAGCTACGAGTCTATTGGCTTTAGGAATAATAAAGGATAGAAACATAAAAGTCAAAGAGGGATTATCTCTCTTCGGAATCTATGCAATTCTAATCGCAATTCTACTAAGGTTTTCAGCTTAA